One region of Halohasta litchfieldiae genomic DNA includes:
- the ilvD gene encoding dihydroxy-acid dehydratase: protein MSKQESREQSGKDPNLRSSEVTEGTDQAPSRAMFRAMGYDDEDLSSPMIGVANPAADITPCNVHLDDVAEAAYEGVDNGSGMPIEFGTITISDAVSMGTEGMKASLISREMIADSVELVSFGERMDGLVTIGGCDKNMPGMMMASIRTDLPSVFLYGGSIMPGEHDGREITIQNVFEGVGAVAQGEMEEDELDEMERHACPGAGSCGGMFTANTMASISEALGLAPLGSAAAPAEHDDRYEIAQRAGEIAVDAVENDRRPSGILSKKSFENAIALQVATGGSTNAVLHLLALAAEAGVDLDITEFDEISRRTPKIINLQPGGTRVMNDLFELGGVPVVLRRLLDADLIHGDAMTVTGRTLAEELAHLEAEGLLPDDETLDADYLYTVDDPYSEEGAIKILTGNLAPDGSVLKVTGDDKFHHEGPARVFENEEDAMAYVQEGHIESGDVLVIRNEGPRGGPGMREMLGVTAAVVGAGHEDDVALLTDGRFSGATRGPMIGHVAPEAKDGGPIGLLEDGDTVTVDIPERELSVDLSEDELDSRREAWEPREPQYTSGVLGKYARDFGSAAKGAVTNPGLVDND, encoded by the coding sequence ATGAGTAAGCAGGAATCTCGCGAGCAGTCGGGCAAGGACCCGAATCTGCGGAGCAGCGAAGTCACCGAGGGAACCGATCAAGCTCCCTCCCGGGCGATGTTCCGGGCAATGGGCTACGACGACGAGGATCTCTCCTCGCCGATGATCGGCGTCGCCAACCCCGCCGCCGACATCACACCCTGTAACGTTCACCTCGACGACGTCGCCGAGGCGGCCTACGAGGGCGTCGACAACGGCTCCGGGATGCCAATCGAGTTCGGGACGATCACGATCTCGGATGCCGTCTCGATGGGTACCGAGGGAATGAAAGCCTCGCTCATCTCCCGAGAGATGATCGCCGATTCGGTCGAACTCGTTTCCTTTGGCGAGCGCATGGACGGCCTCGTGACCATCGGCGGCTGTGACAAGAACATGCCCGGGATGATGATGGCCTCGATCCGAACAGATCTCCCCAGCGTATTCCTCTACGGCGGTTCGATCATGCCCGGCGAACACGACGGCCGCGAGATCACCATCCAGAACGTCTTCGAAGGTGTCGGTGCGGTCGCCCAAGGCGAAATGGAAGAAGACGAACTCGACGAGATGGAGCGCCACGCCTGTCCCGGCGCTGGCTCCTGTGGTGGGATGTTCACCGCCAACACGATGGCGTCGATTTCCGAAGCCCTTGGCCTCGCACCGCTCGGCTCGGCTGCGGCCCCTGCCGAACACGACGACCGCTACGAGATCGCCCAGCGCGCCGGTGAGATCGCCGTCGACGCCGTCGAAAACGACCGTCGCCCCTCCGGCATTCTCTCGAAGAAGTCCTTCGAGAACGCCATCGCCCTGCAGGTCGCCACCGGCGGCTCGACCAATGCCGTCCTCCACCTGCTGGCGCTGGCCGCAGAAGCGGGCGTCGACCTCGATATCACGGAGTTCGACGAGATCTCCCGCCGCACCCCGAAGATCATCAACCTCCAGCCCGGCGGCACCCGCGTCATGAACGATCTGTTCGAACTCGGCGGTGTGCCGGTCGTCCTCCGCCGCCTGCTGGATGCGGACCTGATCCACGGCGACGCGATGACCGTCACCGGTCGCACGCTCGCCGAGGAACTCGCTCATCTTGAAGCCGAGGGGCTGCTTCCCGACGATGAGACGCTCGACGCCGACTATCTGTACACGGTCGACGACCCGTACTCCGAGGAGGGTGCGATCAAGATCCTCACCGGCAACCTCGCCCCCGACGGCTCGGTGCTCAAAGTCACCGGTGACGACAAGTTCCACCACGAGGGGCCAGCCCGCGTCTTCGAAAACGAGGAGGACGCGATGGCCTACGTCCAAGAGGGTCACATCGAGTCGGGTGACGTGCTCGTCATCCGCAACGAGGGTCCACGCGGCGGCCCCGGAATGCGAGAAATGCTTGGTGTCACCGCGGCGGTCGTCGGTGCAGGCCACGAGGACGACGTGGCACTACTGACCGACGGTCGGTTCTCCGGCGCGACGCGCGGCCCGATGATCGGTCACGTCGCCCCTGAGGCCAAAGACGGCGGTCCAATCGGACTCCTCGAAGACGGCGACACGGTCACTGTCGACATCCCTGAGCGCGAACTGTCGGTCGACCTCTCGGAGGACGAACTCGACTCGCGCCGCGAGGCGTGGGAGCCACGAGAACCGCAGTACACCAGCGGCGTGCTGGGAAAATACGCCCGTGACTTCGGCTCGGCCGCAAAAGGTGCGGTGACGAATCCCGGTCTGGTCGACAACGACTAG
- a CDS encoding alpha/beta fold hydrolase has product MTNNVEQRRPTAGSVDDWSTDPERWYAACQAQLAAYYDVEVESRTVETDSAGRVHYLVAGDPDGKPVVLLHGVTTTAATWLPMVPALTDEYRLYIPDRPGRGLSAPVSYRGRYLRSFLVAYLRELLDDLDVDRPHVVGNSLGGLQALLLAIDHDRVDRLCLVGAPAGISKEFSLAWRLLTVRGINRLLLWLDKRGDPVENAKEATRQRLVVDASAIPEAFYELMAARQQLSGREKSLRSLLTEEGSFGRMHPLFDIREEIADIDQPTGFIWGSADAFWPPEVGRSIADRMPNAEFYELANHGHMPWMEPGDETADRVRSVLDG; this is encoded by the coding sequence ATGACAAACAACGTCGAACAGAGACGTCCCACCGCAGGCTCGGTCGACGACTGGTCGACCGATCCCGAACGCTGGTATGCGGCGTGTCAAGCCCAACTCGCGGCCTACTACGATGTCGAGGTCGAGTCCCGCACGGTCGAGACCGACAGCGCCGGACGAGTTCACTACCTCGTCGCCGGTGATCCCGATGGCAAGCCGGTGGTGTTACTGCACGGAGTCACCACGACGGCGGCGACGTGGCTCCCGATGGTGCCTGCGCTGACCGACGAGTATCGCCTTTATATCCCGGACCGGCCGGGACGCGGGCTGTCGGCCCCAGTCAGCTATCGCGGCCGGTACCTCCGGTCGTTTCTGGTCGCCTATCTCCGAGAACTGTTGGACGATCTCGATGTAGATCGGCCCCATGTGGTGGGCAACTCGTTGGGTGGGCTACAGGCACTGCTGCTCGCCATTGACCACGACCGCGTCGACCGCCTCTGTCTGGTGGGTGCCCCTGCTGGCATCTCAAAAGAGTTCTCGCTTGCGTGGCGACTGTTGACCGTCCGTGGCATCAATCGCCTGCTGTTGTGGCTCGACAAGCGAGGGGATCCGGTCGAGAACGCGAAGGAGGCGACTCGGCAGCGGCTCGTCGTCGACGCCTCGGCCATCCCCGAAGCGTTTTACGAACTCATGGCCGCCCGCCAGCAGCTCTCGGGGCGCGAAAAGAGCCTGCGGTCGCTGTTGACTGAGGAAGGATCGTTCGGCCGCATGCACCCATTGTTCGATATTCGGGAGGAAATCGCCGACATCGACCAACCGACCGGATTCATCTGGGGTTCGGCGGACGCCTTCTGGCCACCCGAAGTCGGTCGATCGATCGCAGATCGAATGCCCAACGCCGAGTTTTATGAGCTGGCCAATCATGGCCATATGCCGTGGATGGAACCGGGCGACGAAACAGCTGATCGAGTCCGGTCAGTTCTCGATGGGTGA
- a CDS encoding glycerol dehydrogenase: MTTVFKSPAAYVQGRGVATEIADHTEHLGDTALLLADEVVLDIVEETIVGSLQEAGLNASSLEFHGEASQQEVDRVGDVAAERGAEIIIGAGGGKAMDTAKAAREATGGSMVSMPTIASTDAPTSALSVMYSEHGEFEEYWFYEQHPDLVLVDTEIIAAAPARFFRSGIADGLATWFEADATNQSHGDTIGGGKPTRAGHQLAQLCYTTLRQHGVSAVDAVETDAVTESVEAVTEANTLLSGLGFESGGLAAAHSVHNGLTQLEATHDATHGEKVNIGTISQLVLEGRDDEYIEDYVQFSRDIELPTTLVDVGLEDPTRDQLDTVAEAACDENETIHNEPFDVTPPMVRDAIRTADSIGRRLSR; encoded by the coding sequence ATGACAACTGTCTTCAAATCACCCGCTGCGTACGTACAGGGTCGTGGCGTAGCCACAGAAATTGCCGACCACACCGAACATCTCGGAGACACAGCCCTCCTGCTTGCCGATGAAGTCGTCCTCGATATTGTCGAGGAAACCATCGTCGGGAGTCTGCAGGAAGCCGGATTGAATGCCTCGTCGCTGGAGTTCCACGGTGAAGCCTCACAACAGGAGGTCGACCGCGTCGGAGACGTCGCCGCGGAGCGAGGCGCAGAGATCATCATCGGTGCTGGCGGTGGGAAAGCGATGGATACTGCCAAAGCCGCCCGCGAAGCAACCGGCGGCTCGATGGTTTCGATGCCGACAATCGCCTCAACCGACGCTCCAACGAGCGCGCTGTCAGTGATGTACAGCGAGCACGGTGAGTTCGAGGAGTACTGGTTCTACGAGCAACATCCGGACCTCGTTCTCGTCGATACGGAGATCATCGCGGCTGCACCAGCTCGATTTTTCCGCTCGGGGATCGCCGACGGACTCGCAACATGGTTCGAGGCAGATGCCACGAACCAATCGCACGGCGACACAATCGGCGGTGGCAAACCAACTCGCGCGGGACACCAACTTGCCCAGCTCTGCTACACAACACTCCGTCAGCATGGCGTCTCTGCGGTCGACGCGGTCGAAACCGATGCGGTCACCGAAAGCGTCGAGGCAGTGACCGAAGCCAACACGCTGCTGAGTGGGCTCGGATTCGAGAGCGGCGGCCTCGCCGCGGCCCACTCCGTACACAATGGCTTGACTCAACTGGAAGCAACACACGATGCAACCCATGGTGAAAAAGTCAACATCGGGACCATCTCACAGCTCGTCTTAGAGGGTCGAGACGACGAGTACATCGAGGACTATGTGCAGTTTTCACGCGACATTGAGCTGCCGACCACACTGGTAGATGTCGGGCTCGAAGATCCAACTCGCGACCAACTCGACACTGTTGCTGAGGCGGCCTGTGACGAGAACGAGACGATTCACAACGAACCGTTCGATGTGACGCCACCGATGGTTCGTGATGCAATCCGAACAGCCGACAGTATCGGTCGACGACTCAGTCGATAG
- a CDS encoding rubrerythrin-like domain-containing protein, which translates to MIPNNADIDPYAPELNYFECRDCSTRTTSETRLTTCGACGGYLDNIAVPRE; encoded by the coding sequence ATGATACCCAATAACGCTGATATCGACCCCTACGCTCCGGAGTTGAACTACTTCGAGTGTCGGGACTGTAGCACCCGAACGACAAGCGAAACGCGGCTGACGACCTGTGGGGCATGTGGTGGTTACCTCGACAACATCGCCGTTCCGCGGGAGTAA
- a CDS encoding cytochrome P450: MSAADPSRPAVSFPDALSSRERWLDPFDWYREMRAESPVRYDADRELWDVFRYEDVKRVLNTDERFSSDPATMPGFEEEIADSEGEPPPVFDTMLFADPPEHNRLRGVVEGFFQPRAIAEQADRIRELTEEYLDDIKGGEVDLVSEVAYPVPVDVIAMMLGVPTDDRAQFKRWSDTLIERPNAKTEAAMEEFQQRQQQTQAEMSQYFAELIEARRAEPQDDLITAIIEAEVDGHRLSEREMVGFCTLLLVAGNITTTNLITNAMRCFTAQPGLLDDLRTGDVKLSTAIEEALRYRSPVQALFRVTTESVELSGQEIPAGEGVVAWLGSANRDGDVFDRADEFVADRRPNQHLSFGHGTHYCLGAPLARLEAEIILSSLLERYEAIEPVEADLQPIRSSFIYGVEEYPIRVIEQ; encoded by the coding sequence ATGAGTGCTGCAGATCCCAGTCGACCGGCAGTGAGTTTTCCCGATGCGCTGTCGAGCCGTGAGCGATGGCTCGACCCCTTCGATTGGTATCGAGAGATGCGGGCCGAGTCACCGGTTCGGTACGATGCCGACCGAGAGCTGTGGGACGTGTTTCGGTACGAGGACGTGAAACGTGTCCTGAACACCGACGAACGATTCTCGTCGGACCCAGCGACAATGCCCGGCTTCGAGGAGGAGATCGCCGACTCGGAGGGCGAACCGCCGCCGGTGTTCGACACGATGCTGTTTGCCGATCCGCCGGAACACAACCGGCTCCGGGGTGTCGTAGAGGGGTTCTTCCAACCCCGAGCAATCGCCGAGCAGGCCGACCGGATTCGGGAGCTCACCGAGGAGTATCTCGACGACATCAAGGGTGGGGAAGTCGACCTCGTCTCCGAGGTGGCGTACCCCGTTCCGGTCGACGTGATTGCGATGATGCTCGGGGTGCCGACCGACGACCGCGCGCAGTTCAAGCGGTGGTCCGATACACTCATCGAGCGACCAAATGCGAAAACCGAGGCCGCAATGGAGGAGTTCCAACAGCGACAACAGCAGACACAGGCGGAGATGAGCCAGTACTTTGCGGAGCTGATCGAGGCGCGTCGAGCCGAGCCGCAGGATGATCTGATTACGGCGATCATAGAGGCGGAAGTCGACGGCCACCGGCTCTCGGAGCGCGAGATGGTCGGCTTCTGTACCCTGCTGTTGGTCGCTGGCAACATCACCACCACGAATCTGATCACTAACGCGATGCGGTGTTTCACCGCTCAGCCGGGTCTGCTCGACGACCTGAGAACCGGAGACGTGAAGCTGTCGACCGCAATCGAAGAGGCCCTCCGCTATCGGTCGCCCGTGCAGGCGCTGTTCCGGGTAACGACCGAGTCGGTCGAACTCAGTGGTCAGGAGATCCCGGCAGGCGAGGGAGTCGTAGCGTGGCTTGGGTCGGCCAATCGTGACGGAGACGTCTTCGACAGGGCCGACGAGTTCGTGGCCGACCGTCGACCGAACCAGCATCTCTCCTTTGGCCATGGGACCCACTACTGTCTGGGCGCACCGCTTGCACGACTCGAAGCCGAAATCATCCTCTCGTCGCTCTTAGAGCGATACGAGGCCATCGAGCCGGTCGAGGCCGACCTCCAGCCAATCCGAAGTTCGTTTATATATGGTGTCGAAGAATACCCGATTCGGGTGATCGAACAGTAG
- a CDS encoding RNase J family beta-CASP ribonuclease: MEIEITTVGGYEEVGRQMTAVRMDDDIVIFDMGLNLSQVLIHDNVQTERMHSLDLIDMGAIPDDRVMSELDGEIKAIVPTHGHLDHIGAIPKLAHRYDAPVVATPFTIELVREQIRDEDKFDVQNDLQVMNAGETMRIGDKTEMEFVNVTHSTIDAINPVLHTPEGAIVYGLDKRIDHNPVLGDPFDMKRFREIGREGEGVLCYLEDCTNANRKGRTPSESVARKELHDTMLSLEDYDGGMVATTFASHIARVSSLLEFAQEIGRKPILLGRSMEKYTGTATHLDVDLPDDIEMYGHRRAIDQSLNRIMKDGKENFLPIVTGHQGEPRALLTRMGRGETNYDFDNGDKVIFSAGIIPEPTNEGNRYQSERLLKMQGARIYDDIHVSGHLSQEGHYQMLDALQPKELIPAHQNLKGLSGYVDTANSFGYEVGRDLHISRNGNILQLTE, translated from the coding sequence ATGGAAATAGAAATTACGACAGTTGGCGGCTACGAAGAGGTTGGTCGACAGATGACGGCAGTCCGTATGGACGATGACATCGTCATCTTCGATATGGGCCTGAACCTCTCGCAGGTACTGATTCACGACAACGTCCAGACTGAGCGCATGCACAGTCTGGATCTCATCGATATGGGCGCGATCCCCGACGACCGCGTGATGAGCGAACTCGACGGCGAGATCAAGGCCATCGTCCCGACCCACGGCCACCTCGACCACATCGGCGCGATCCCCAAACTCGCCCACCGCTACGACGCCCCCGTCGTTGCGACCCCATTCACCATCGAACTCGTCCGCGAACAGATCCGCGACGAGGACAAGTTCGACGTCCAGAATGACCTGCAGGTCATGAACGCCGGCGAGACGATGCGGATCGGCGACAAGACTGAAATGGAGTTCGTCAACGTCACCCACTCGACGATTGACGCCATCAACCCGGTCCTCCACACCCCGGAAGGAGCCATTGTCTACGGGCTTGACAAACGTATCGACCACAACCCAGTGCTCGGTGATCCGTTCGACATGAAACGGTTCCGCGAGATCGGCCGCGAGGGCGAGGGTGTCCTCTGTTATCTCGAAGACTGTACGAACGCCAACCGGAAGGGTCGGACACCTTCCGAGTCGGTTGCCCGAAAAGAGCTCCACGACACCATGCTCAGTCTCGAAGATTACGACGGCGGCATGGTTGCGACTACCTTCGCAAGCCACATCGCCCGTGTCTCCAGCCTCCTCGAATTCGCTCAAGAGATTGGCCGCAAACCGATCCTGCTGGGGCGTTCGATGGAGAAATACACCGGGACCGCAACGCATCTCGACGTCGACCTTCCTGACGACATCGAGATGTACGGTCATCGACGCGCCATCGACCAGAGCCTCAACCGCATCATGAAAGACGGCAAGGAGAACTTCCTGCCAATCGTGACGGGCCATCAGGGCGAGCCACGGGCGCTGCTGACCCGAATGGGCCGCGGCGAGACCAACTATGACTTCGACAACGGCGACAAGGTCATCTTCTCGGCCGGGATCATTCCCGAGCCGACAAACGAGGGGAACCGCTACCAGTCCGAGCGCCTCCTGAAAATGCAGGGCGCACGGATCTACGACGACATCCACGTCTCGGGCCACCTCAGCCAAGAGGGCCACTACCAGATGCTCGATGCACTCCAGCCCAAAGAGCTGATTCCGGCCCACCAGAACCTGAAAGGCCTGTCGGGCTACGTCGACACGGCCAACTCCTTTGGCTACGAGGTCGGTCGCGACCTTCACATCAGCCGGAACGGCAACATCCTCCAGCTCACCGAATAG
- a CDS encoding HEWD family protein: MTAALRRPTDRTCERCGRAEQWNATTDSWEVVGDDPGSVYCIHEWDINGRFVPFDSE, from the coding sequence ATGACTGCAGCGCTTCGTCGACCGACAGACCGAACGTGTGAACGATGCGGGAGAGCCGAGCAGTGGAACGCGACAACCGACTCGTGGGAGGTTGTCGGCGATGACCCCGGCAGCGTCTACTGTATTCACGAATGGGATATCAACGGCCGGTTCGTTCCGTTCGACAGCGAGTAG
- a CDS encoding DUF368 domain-containing protein, which yields MTTLRELTGIYLRGLGMGAADAVPGVSGGTIALIVGIYERLISAVTAIQPGRLRTILGGLRAEGRPEAVGALREIDTGFLLALGAGIATAVVTVLRLVSILLETNPVETYGFFFGLIGASVVVLYSAVSLSTRRRQAAAGGGFVLAFLLSGYAAGTLGSSLPIIFLAGALAVSAMILPGVSGSLLLLMLGQYEYMSTALSRFTDALVGSLSGGLTDTLVEAAVPVVTFMAGGVVGLFTLAHSVRWALDRYREATLAFLVSLVLGALRAPVEQTTIELADAGAAWTPSTVGLFCLFAVLGAGAVLVVDRLAGGIKPSPSQPAEGESESV from the coding sequence ATGACAACACTCCGCGAATTGACTGGGATCTATCTCCGCGGTCTCGGTATGGGTGCGGCGGATGCCGTCCCCGGCGTCTCCGGCGGCACTATCGCCCTTATAGTGGGCATCTACGAACGACTGATCAGCGCGGTCACCGCTATCCAGCCCGGTCGACTCCGAACGATCCTCGGCGGACTCCGGGCCGAAGGTCGACCCGAGGCGGTCGGCGCCCTCCGCGAAATCGACACCGGATTTCTGCTTGCGCTCGGTGCTGGGATCGCAACCGCGGTCGTCACCGTCCTCCGGCTGGTCAGCATCCTGTTGGAGACGAACCCCGTCGAAACCTACGGCTTCTTTTTCGGGCTGATCGGGGCTTCGGTGGTCGTCCTCTACAGTGCGGTCTCGCTTTCGACACGCCGTCGACAGGCCGCCGCTGGGGGTGGATTCGTCCTCGCATTTCTGCTCTCCGGCTATGCCGCAGGCACACTGGGGTCGTCGCTGCCAATCATCTTTCTCGCCGGCGCACTCGCGGTGAGTGCGATGATTCTCCCCGGGGTCTCGGGTTCGCTGCTGTTGCTCATGCTCGGGCAGTACGAGTATATGTCGACCGCGCTGAGTCGGTTTACCGATGCGCTGGTCGGGAGTCTCAGCGGCGGGCTAACCGACACGCTCGTCGAAGCGGCGGTGCCAGTAGTGACGTTCATGGCCGGCGGCGTCGTCGGACTGTTCACGTTGGCTCACAGCGTTCGGTGGGCACTCGACCGCTACCGAGAGGCCACACTCGCCTTCCTCGTGAGTCTCGTCCTCGGGGCGCTCCGAGCGCCGGTCGAACAGACAACGATAGAACTGGCCGATGCTGGCGCGGCATGGACGCCGTCGACCGTTGGGCTGTTCTGTCTGTTTGCCGTGCTGGGCGCTGGTGCGGTGCTCGTCGTCGACCGACTGGCCGGCGGGATCAAACCCAGTCCCTCACAACCCGCCGAGGGAGAGTCGGAATCAGTGTAG
- a CDS encoding oligosaccharyl transferase, archaeosortase A system-associated, with amino-acid sequence MSNAAEQRSESQTESENSVLAYAKQWYHIPVLVALMAFMLATRLRALSNFQNGGITFRGNDPWYHFRETTYLLDNFPSTMPFDPWTNYPSGVNAEQFGTLFDQLVSGFILLTSFGDPSGEYATLIMLVAAPVFLVLAVIPTYLIAARLAGRGPALAGVAVLALLPGSVLNYTLVGFFDHHAAEVFFQTLAVLAFIGALSVAQREQPIWELVVDRDFEALRTPLFYSVGAGIAAALYMWTWPPGVLLVGFTGIYFAIKLTSDVYHNQSPEPIAFVGAVSMTVTGLLMFVPLTSFSIGGSTSYSLLQVILPLGVGLGCVFLAFLARQWDARNLSSSLYPSAVGGILAVLFGTSLLVIPGTVRSIISQFLNTVGFSANAGTRTIGEAQPFLSQGSPFNIIYSEYGLAFFAALAAALIILGRPLIKSDDTNDTIYVVGSLATVGLIYLATPVLDSIAGFIGQEWQVLGLIIATGLLVGATLRHRYDAAELYALVWAAFITSAAFTQVRFNYYLAIVVAVFSAIFIGQVVDAVDINATGESLRESVQSLEGWQVMAVVAVVLILTVPLLVPFAGSAWATGDRNGPGGVTQWDDSFQWMSTETPQPGELEGANNPMELYGTYERPADDDFEYPEGAYGVQSWWDYGHWITTNGERIPNANPFQQGATEAANYLLAPSEQRAADALGEKMGDNDETRYVMVDWQMVSPNSKFGAPIVFYDEEDVSQSDFVNQAYPTVENEQGQQGFRAPITLQTQRYYDSQMVRLYNYHGSAATPDPTVIETEPTTAQTQSGQQVTINAFDPNEDIQTFDTLSEAESYVNETPGAQLGGIGANPTERVDALEHYRLVKASQSNALRSSRGYQQQLFQTAQSTRLDINELTRTTPNWVKTFERVPGATVEGTGAAPGEEVRATVEMQYPEGSQTFSYTQYATADANGAFEMTLPYSTTGYDEFGPENGYTNTSVQATGQYTFSTNGTAATIQTGVSEAQVVGADDSVVTVDISEATTAGQTIENGQ; translated from the coding sequence ATGAGCAATGCAGCAGAACAGCGGAGCGAGAGTCAGACAGAGTCCGAGAACTCTGTTCTCGCGTATGCCAAGCAGTGGTATCATATTCCTGTGCTTGTGGCGTTGATGGCGTTTATGTTGGCCACGCGTCTCCGTGCACTAAGTAACTTCCAGAATGGTGGTATTACGTTCCGTGGGAACGACCCGTGGTATCATTTCCGAGAGACAACGTATCTCCTCGACAATTTCCCGTCGACAATGCCGTTCGACCCATGGACCAACTATCCATCTGGGGTAAATGCCGAGCAGTTCGGGACGCTGTTTGACCAGCTTGTGAGTGGGTTCATTCTCCTGACTAGTTTTGGTGATCCGTCCGGAGAATACGCGACCCTAATTATGCTTGTTGCCGCACCGGTCTTCTTGGTGCTTGCAGTGATTCCAACATATCTCATCGCAGCTCGCCTTGCTGGACGTGGCCCAGCACTCGCAGGAGTTGCCGTCCTTGCACTGCTCCCTGGAAGCGTGCTCAATTATACCTTGGTTGGCTTTTTCGACCACCACGCAGCAGAGGTGTTTTTCCAGACACTCGCAGTCTTGGCTTTCATTGGTGCTCTCAGTGTTGCGCAACGTGAACAGCCGATTTGGGAGTTAGTCGTCGACCGTGATTTTGAGGCTCTTCGAACTCCATTGTTCTACTCAGTTGGAGCCGGTATCGCTGCGGCTCTCTACATGTGGACTTGGCCACCAGGTGTTCTCCTTGTCGGGTTTACCGGTATCTACTTCGCTATCAAACTCACAAGCGATGTCTATCACAACCAGAGTCCGGAACCGATTGCATTTGTCGGTGCCGTCTCGATGACAGTCACTGGATTGCTTATGTTCGTTCCACTAACCAGCTTCAGTATTGGTGGATCGACAAGCTACTCTCTTCTCCAAGTAATTCTTCCACTCGGTGTGGGTCTGGGCTGTGTGTTTCTTGCATTCCTCGCTCGTCAATGGGATGCCCGTAATCTCTCTTCGTCACTGTATCCATCCGCAGTCGGTGGAATTCTTGCGGTCCTCTTTGGGACCTCTCTACTCGTTATCCCCGGTACGGTCCGTTCAATCATCAGTCAGTTCTTGAATACAGTTGGATTTAGCGCCAATGCAGGTACACGGACGATTGGAGAAGCCCAACCCTTCCTCAGCCAGGGCTCTCCGTTCAATATCATCTACTCCGAGTATGGCCTCGCATTCTTCGCTGCGCTCGCGGCCGCACTCATCATTCTCGGTCGACCACTCATCAAAAGCGACGACACTAATGACACCATCTATGTCGTCGGAAGTCTCGCGACAGTCGGACTCATCTACCTCGCCACACCAGTGCTTGATTCGATTGCTGGTTTCATCGGTCAAGAGTGGCAGGTCCTTGGCTTGATTATTGCCACGGGCTTGCTTGTCGGTGCAACGCTCCGCCATCGGTATGACGCTGCAGAACTCTACGCGCTCGTCTGGGCGGCATTCATCACCTCGGCAGCATTCACACAGGTTCGGTTCAACTACTATCTGGCTATCGTGGTCGCCGTATTCAGTGCGATCTTCATCGGTCAGGTTGTCGACGCCGTCGACATCAATGCTACCGGCGAGTCGCTCCGAGAGTCGGTTCAGAGCCTCGAAGGCTGGCAAGTGATGGCTGTGGTGGCCGTTGTCTTGATACTCACCGTCCCGCTGCTGGTTCCCTTTGCAGGGTCGGCATGGGCCACTGGTGACCGCAATGGTCCCGGTGGAGTGACCCAATGGGACGACAGCTTCCAATGGATGAGCACCGAGACGCCGCAGCCGGGCGAACTTGAAGGCGCGAACAATCCGATGGAGCTGTACGGCACCTACGAGCGTCCTGCTGACGATGACTTCGAGTATCCGGAGGGTGCCTACGGCGTCCAGTCGTGGTGGGACTACGGTCACTGGATCACGACCAACGGTGAGCGGATTCCGAACGCCAACCCATTCCAGCAGGGTGCGACTGAAGCGGCCAACTACCTGTTAGCCCCATCCGAACAGCGGGCAGCCGACGCGCTCGGCGAGAAAATGGGCGACAACGACGAGACGCGATACGTGATGGTCGACTGGCAGATGGTGTCGCCGAACTCCAAGTTCGGTGCGCCGATTGTGTTCTACGACGAGGAAGACGTAAGCCAATCCGACTTCGTCAACCAAGCCTACCCGACTGTCGAAAACGAGCAGGGCCAACAAGGGTTCCGCGCGCCGATCACGCTCCAAACCCAGCGCTACTACGACAGCCAGATGGTCCGGCTCTACAACTACCACGGGAGTGCGGCCACCCCTGATCCAACCGTGATCGAAACCGAGCCGACAACCGCTCAAACCCAGAGCGGTCAACAGGTCACGATCAATGCGTTCGATCCGAATGAGGACATCCAGACGTTCGACACACTTTCGGAGGCTGAAAGCTACGTCAACGAGACGCCCGGTGCACAGCTCGGCGGGATCGGTGCAAATCCGACAGAACGCGTCGACGCGCTCGAACACTACCGACTAGTTAAAGCCAGCCAGTCGAACGCGCTCCGTAGCTCTCGGGGCTATCAACAGCAACTGTTCCAAACAGCCCAGTCGACTAGGCTCGATATCAACGAACTCACCAGAACGACACCAAACTGGGTGAAGACCTTCGAGCGAGTTCCCGGAGCGACTGTCGAGGGAACGGGTGCAGCGCCGGGCGAAGAGGTCCGCGCAACTGTCGAGATGCAATACCCCGAAGGCAGCCAGACGTTTAGCTACACGCAGTATGCGACTGCCGACGCCAACGGTGCCTTCGAGATGACGCTGCCGTACTCCACGACGGGGTACGACGAGTTCGGTCCGGAAAACGGCTACACGAACACGAGCGTTCAGGCAACCGGCCAGTATACGTTCAGTACTAACGGTACTGCGGCCACGATTCAAACGGGTGTCTCGGAGGCACAGGTTGTCGGGGCCGACGACAGCGTGGTTACTGTCGACATCTCTGAGGCTACAACAGCGGGACAGACTATTGAAAACGGTCAGTAA